The following are from one region of the Balaenoptera acutorostrata chromosome 18, mBalAcu1.1, whole genome shotgun sequence genome:
- the KBTBD7 gene encoding kelch repeat and BTB domain-containing protein 7: MQSREEAPRSRRLASPRGGRRPKRLSKPSVSAFFTGPEELKDTAHSAALLAQLKSFYDARLLCDVTIEVVTPGSGPGTGRLFSCNRNVLAAACPYFKSMFTGGMYESHQTNVTMHDVDAESFEVLVDYCYTGRVSLSEANVQRLYAASDMLQLEYVREACASFLARRLDLANCTAILKFADAFDHHKLRSQAQSFIAHNFKQLSRMGSIREESLADLTLAQLLAVLRLDSLDVESERTVCHVAVQWLEAAPKERGPSAAEVFKCVRWTHFTDEDRNYLEGLLTKPIVRKYCLDLIEGALQMRYGDMLYKSLVPKPESSSGGSSVVSMAESPPQRLGMCAKEMVIFFGHPRDPFLCYDPYSGDIYTMPSPLTSLAHTKTVTSSAVCVSPDHDIYLAAQPRKDLWVYKPAQNSWQQLADRLLCREGMDVAYLNGYIYILGGRDPITGIKLKEVECYSVQRNQWALVAPVPHSFYSFELIVVQNYLYAVNSKRMLCYDPGHNMWLNCASLKRSDFQEACVFNDEIYCICDIPVMKVYNPARGEWRRISNIPLDSETHNYQIVNHGQKLLLITSTTPQWKKNRVTVYEYDTREDQWINIGTMLGLLQFDSGFICLCARVYPSCLEPGQSFITEEDDARSESSTEWDLDGFSELDSESGSSSSFSDDEVWVQVAPQRNAQDQQGSL, encoded by the coding sequence ATGCAGTCCCGGGAAGAAGCTCCGCGCTCTCGCCGCCTCGCCAGTCCCCGCGGCGGAAGGCGGCCCAAGAGGCTTTCCAAGCCCTCGGTTTCGGCTTTTTTCACGGGCCCGGAGGAGCTGAAGGACACGGCCCATTCTGCAGCCCTGCTGGCccagctcaagtccttctacgaCGCGCGGCTGCTCTGTGATGTGACCATCGAGGTGGTCACTCCTGGCAGCGGGCCTGGCACGGGCCGCCTTTTTTCCTGCAATCGTAACGTGCTGGCTGCCGCGTGTCCCTACTTCAAGAGCATGTTCACCGGCGGTATGTACGAGAGTCACCAGACGAACGTGACCATGCACGATGTGGATGCCGAGTCCTTCGAGGTGCTGGTCGATTACTGCTACACGGGTCGTGTGTCATTAAGTGAGGCCAACGTGCAGCGCCTGTACGCCGCCTCTGACATGCTGCAGCTCGAGTATGTGCGTGAAGCCTGTGCCTCCTTCCTAGCCCGCCGCCTTGACCTGGCCAACTGCACGGCCATCCTCAAGTTCGCCGACGCCTTCGACCATCACAAGCTGCGATCACAGGCCCAGTCCTTTATAGCCCACAACTTCAAGCAGCTCAGCCGCATGGGTTCGATTCGGGAGGAGTCTCTGGCAGATCTGACCCTGGCCCAACTGCTGGCCGTCCTGCGCCTGGACAGTCTAGACGTCGAGAGTGAGCGGACCGTGTGCCAcgtggcggtgcagtggttggaGGCGGCTCCCAAGGAGCGGGGTCCCAGCGCTGCAGAAGTCTTCAAGTGTGTCCGCTGGACACACTTCACCGATGAAGATCGGAATTACCTGGAAGGACTGCTGACCAAGCCCATTGTGAGGAAATACTGTCTGGACCTTATCGAAGGAGCCCTGCAGATGCGATATGGTGACATGTTGTACAAGTCTCTGGTGCCAAAGCCAGAGAGCAGCAGCGGCGGCAGCTCTGTTGTGTCCATGGCAGAAAGTCCACCTCAGAGGCTGGGTATGTGTGCCAAGGAGATGGTGATCTTCTTTGGACATCCCAGAGATCCCTTTCTGTGCTATGACCCATACTCAGGGGACATTTACACAATGCCATCACCTTTGACCAGCTTGGCTCACACTAAGACTGTCACCTCCTCAGCTGTCTGTGTCTCTCCAGACCATGACATCTATCTGGCCGCCCAGCCCAGGAAGGACCTCTGGGTGTATAAACCAGCCCAGAATAGTTGGCAGCAACTTGCTGACCGCCTGCTCTGCCGTGAGGGCATGGACGTGGCATACCTCAATGGCTACATTTACATTTTGGGTGGGCGGGACCCTATTACCGGCATTAAACTGAAGGAGGTGGAGTGCTACAGTGTCCAGAGGAACCAGTGGGCCTTAGTGGCTCCTGTACCCCATTCCTTCTATTCCTTTGAACTAATAGTGGTTCAGAACTATCTTTATGCTGTGAACAGTAAGCGCATGCTCTGCTATGATCCTGGCCATAATATGTGGCTGAACTGTGCTTCTCTTAAACGCAGTGACTttcaggaagcctgtgtcttCAATGATGAGATCTATTGTATCTGTGACATCCCAGTCATGAAAGTGTATAACCCAGCCAGGGGAGAATGGAGGCGGATTAGTAATATTCCCCTGGACTCTGAGACCCACAACTATCAGATTGTCAATCATGGCCAAAAGTTGCTCCTCATCACCTCTACAACCCCACAGTGGAAAAAAAACCGGGTGACTGTGTATGAATATGATACTAGGGAAGACCAGTGGATTAATATAGGTACCATGTTAGGTCTTTTGCAGTTTGACTCTGGCTTTATTTGCCTCTGTGCTCGTGTTTATCCTTCCTGCCTTGAACCTGGTCAGAGTTTCATCACTGAGGAAGATGATGCACGGAGTGAGTCTAGTACTGAATGGGACTTAGATGgattcagtgaactggactctgAGTCAGGAAGTTCAAGTTCTTTTTCTGATGATGAAGTCTGGGTACAGGTAGCACCTCAGCGAAATGCACAGGATCAGCAGggttctttgtaa